A portion of the Macaca thibetana thibetana isolate TM-01 chromosome 9, ASM2454274v1, whole genome shotgun sequence genome contains these proteins:
- the RUFY2 gene encoding RUN and FYVE domain-containing protein 2 isoform X6 yields MTFQVWGWRREDASQVLAWVPDAEGGRRGVLTRRSLATKDPTAVERANLLNMAKLSIKGLIESALSFGRTLDSDYPPLQQFFVVMEHCLKHGLKVRKSFLSYNKTIWGPLELVEKLYPEAEEIGASVRDLPGLKTPLGRARAWLRLALMQKKMADYLRCLIIQRDLLSEFYEYHALMMEEEGAVIVGLLVGLNVIDANLCVKGEDLDSQVGVIDFSMYLKNEEDIGNKERNVQIAAILDQKNYVEELNRQLNSTVSSLHSRVDSLEKSNTKLIEELAIAKNNIIKLQEENHQLRSENKLILMKTQQHLEVTKVDVETELQTYKHSRQGLDEMYNEARRQLRDESQLRQDVENELAVQVSMKHEIELAMKLLEKDIHEKQDTLIGLRQQLEEVKAINIEMYQKLQGSEDGLKEKNEIIARLEEKTNKITAAMRQLEQSDNDLLTQTRTIAMSLVKCASSDTQDQYKLVKDISF; encoded by the exons ATGACTTTTCAGGTTTGGGGGTGGCGGAGGGAAGACGCATCTCAGGTTTTGGCCTGGGTGCCTGACGCCGAGGGCGGGAGACGGGGAGTGCTGACGCGCAGGAGCCTGG CTACAAAAGACCCCACAGCTGTAGAGAGAGCAAACTTGTTAAACATGGCTAAACTGAGTATCAAAGGACTTATTGAATCTGCCCTGAGCTTTGGCCGCACTTTGGATTCTGATTATCCCCCCTTGCAGCAATTCTTTGTTGTTATGGAACATTGCCTGAAACACGGTCTTAAAG TAAGAAAATCATTTTTGAGTTATAACAAAACCATCTGGGGCCCTTTGGAACTGGTGGAGAAGTTGTACCCAGAAGCAGAGGAAATAGGAGCCAGTGTCCGGGATCTGCCTGGTCTGAA GACCCCTCTGGGTCGAGCAAGAGCATGGCTTCGATTAGCccttatgcaaaaaaaaatggCCGATTACTTACGTTGCTTGATTATTCAGAGGGATCTCTTAAG tGAGTTTTATGAGTATCATGCACTAATGATGGAAGAAGAAGGAGCAGTAATTGTTGGGCTGCTGGTTGGCCTGAATGTGATCGATGCTAATCTGTGTGTGAAGGGAGAGGATTTAGACTCACAA GTTGGAGTGAttgatttttctatgtatttaaagAATGAAGAAGATATTGGAAATAAAGAAAG GAATGTTCAAATTGCTGCCATATTGGACCAAAAGAATTATGttgaagaattaaatagacaaCTGAA cAGCACAGTCAGCAGCCTCCATTCAAGAGTTGATTCATTAGAAAAGTCAAATACTAAGCTGATTGAAGAG TTAGCAATAGCAAAGAATAACATCATTAAACTCCAAGAAGAAAATCATCAATTACGAAgtgaaaataaattgattttaatgAAAACACAGCAGCACCTAGAG gTTACCAAagtagatgtggaaactgagctTCAAACATATAAGCATTCTCGTCAGGGGCTAGATGAAATGTACAATGAAGCCAGAAGGCAGCTTCGAGATGAATCTCAGTTACGACAA GATGTAGAGAATGAGCTAGCAGTACAAGTTAGTATGAAGCATGAGATTGAACTTGCCATGAAGTTGCTGGAGAAAGATATCCATGAGAAACAAGATACTCTGATAGGCCTTCGACAACAGCTAGAGGAAGTTAAAGCAATTAACATAGAGATGTATCAAAAGTTGCAG gGTTCTGAAGATggcttgaaagaaaaaaatgaaataattgccCGACTAGaagaaaaaaccaacaaaattacTGCAGCCATGAGGCAGCTGGAACAAAG TGATAACGATTTGTTAACTCAAACTAGGACAATTGCAATGTCATTGGTGAAATGTGCCAGCAGTGACACGCAGGACCAGTACAAGCTGGTCAAAGATATATCTTTCTGA